One Vallitalea pronyensis genomic region harbors:
- a CDS encoding sensor histidine kinase, translating to MNVLKYVKDRMGLIIFYLINIGMINLVLLLDEHQIVNSSNVIYMDALSIFILMIYLAYDYRKYNTLYKQLKLKLDHQHFEPFDLEDMDAHIQKVFFSLFNEFHKMMEDTKQVLEEQNEEYYDFITSWVHAVKIPIAATRLLIESDDGKHNANTLLQIENEMDKIERYIEQTLYYSRSVSFAKDYIISEYRLNQLVSGAIKRFAKTFITKKVVLAVSIDENIAIHTDRKWFGFILEQVISNALKYANKEQRKIEISSYEDYKEYRLMIKDNGVGIKPEDLRRVFEKGFTGYNGRQFEQSTGMGLYLARKLAKKLGHKVDIQSELGVYTEVTIYISKVGEYFMK from the coding sequence ATGAATGTCTTAAAATATGTAAAAGACCGTATGGGGCTTATTATTTTTTACTTAATTAATATTGGGATGATTAATCTGGTCCTCCTATTAGACGAACACCAGATCGTCAACAGCAGCAATGTCATTTATATGGATGCATTATCTATTTTTATACTCATGATTTATTTGGCTTATGATTACAGAAAATATAACACCCTCTATAAGCAATTAAAGCTAAAGCTTGATCATCAGCACTTTGAACCTTTTGACCTTGAAGACATGGATGCACATATCCAAAAGGTATTTTTTAGCTTATTCAATGAATTTCACAAAATGATGGAGGATACCAAACAGGTTTTAGAGGAGCAGAATGAAGAGTATTATGATTTTATAACATCATGGGTACATGCCGTAAAAATTCCCATAGCAGCTACGCGTTTGCTCATAGAAAGTGATGATGGTAAGCACAATGCCAATACACTTCTTCAAATAGAAAACGAAATGGATAAGATTGAAAGATACATTGAACAGACTTTATATTATTCAAGAAGTGTTAGTTTTGCCAAAGATTATATCATTAGTGAATATCGCTTAAATCAACTGGTTAGCGGTGCTATAAAAAGATTTGCCAAAACCTTTATTACGAAGAAAGTTGTATTAGCTGTATCCATTGATGAGAACATTGCGATACACACGGATAGAAAATGGTTTGGTTTCATACTAGAACAAGTTATTTCAAATGCATTGAAATATGCCAATAAGGAACAGAGAAAAATTGAAATATCATCCTATGAAGATTATAAAGAATATCGCCTTATGATAAAAGACAATGGGGTAGGTATTAAACCCGAAGACCTTCGTCGCGTTTTTGAAAAAGGTTTTACAGGCTATAATGGAAGACAATTTGAGCAATCCACTGGCATGGGCTTGTATTTAGCACGTAAGCTGGCTAAGAAGCTTGGCCATAAGGTTGACATTCAGTCAGAACTTGGTGTTTACACAGAGGTTACTATTTATATATCCAAGGTTGGCGAATATTTTATGAAATAA
- a CDS encoding GGGtGRT protein → MALFEGYDRRIESINKALGEFGIASLEEAKQICDDKGIDVHELVKSIQPICFENACWAYTLGAAIAIKRGITVAADAADAIGEGLQAFCIPGSVADQRKVGIGHGGLGAMLLKDETKCFAFLAGHESFAAAEGAIGIARSANRVRKEPLQVILNGLGKDAAHIISRINGFTYVQTQFDYATSELKITKEKTYSDGERGKVRCYGADDVREGVAIMHQEAVDVSITGNSTNPTRFQHPVAGTYKKECNEAGKKYFSVASGGGTGRTLHPDNMAAGPASYGMTDTMGRMHSDAQFAGSSSVPAHVEMMGLLGMGNNPMVGATVAVAVAIQEAMNK, encoded by the coding sequence ATGGCATTATTTGAAGGATACGATAGAAGAATTGAAAGTATTAACAAAGCTCTAGGCGAATTTGGTATTGCTTCATTAGAAGAAGCAAAACAAATCTGTGATGATAAAGGCATTGATGTACATGAACTTGTTAAGTCTATTCAACCTATCTGTTTTGAAAATGCATGTTGGGCTTATACACTTGGTGCAGCAATAGCGATCAAAAGAGGTATTACCGTTGCAGCTGATGCAGCTGATGCAATTGGTGAAGGCTTACAAGCTTTTTGTATTCCAGGTTCTGTTGCCGATCAAAGAAAAGTGGGTATTGGCCATGGTGGTTTAGGTGCTATGCTCCTTAAAGATGAAACAAAATGTTTCGCGTTCTTAGCAGGACATGAGTCATTTGCTGCTGCTGAAGGTGCTATCGGTATTGCACGTTCTGCAAATAGAGTTAGAAAAGAGCCGTTACAAGTTATCCTTAATGGACTTGGTAAAGACGCTGCTCATATTATTTCTAGAATTAATGGCTTTACATATGTTCAGACTCAATTTGATTATGCTACAAGTGAATTAAAAATTACAAAAGAAAAAACTTACTCTGATGGCGAAAGAGGAAAAGTTCGATGTTATGGTGCAGACGATGTACGTGAAGGTGTAGCAATCATGCATCAAGAAGCTGTGGATGTATCCATAACTGGTAACTCAACCAATCCTACACGCTTCCAACATCCAGTTGCTGGAACCTATAAAAAAGAATGTAATGAAGCAGGTAAGAAGTACTTCTCAGTAGCTTCTGGTGGTGGTACTGGTAGAACACTTCACCCAGATAACATGGCTGCTGGTCCAGCTTCTTATGGTATGACAGATACCATGGGAAGAATGCACTCAGATGCACAATTCGCAGGTTCTTCATCTGTACCTGCTCACGTAGAGATGATGGGACTGCTTGGTATGGGTAATAACCCAATGGTAGGTGCAACAGTTGCTGTTGCGGTTGCTATTCAAGAAGCAATGAATAAGTAA
- a CDS encoding non-ribosomal peptide synthetase, with translation MYLSRSHSKNGSNEYPLTSYQRDIWIDQQLYPNRPLYNIGGYVEIKGKMDVHIFGQASNGLIAQNDALRIIVYEKHGQPFQRFLSELNYHVAFHDFSNQSNPIAYSKNWMNNEMTKSFIMNENILFQMCLIKADEALFYWFIKCHHLIMDGWGFALLVKRIKSIYNDLIKGVEHQQDIYSYKDFILEDQEYIKGNRYENNRLFWKEKLKELPKPFITRKRSTYNEGENITTSSREAMVIERSLYNKFIELCKKNECSVFHFFLAILAIYFSKVYSKNEIMIGVPVLNRKNKKFKSTVGLFVNVIPLKICLKKDINFIELMHTIKKDLGTCYRHKNLHLGQIINEAPNRNNQNDNFFEIVLSYQKEEHTGRFCDYPTKRIALGNQSKKNALTVSIKEFTEDEDVMIDIDYELEVFNSTFPIEHVVKHIRYMVDEVLEKYSQNVLNIGYIHQEEKEQILYGFNDTKADYPRDKTIQELFEEQVERTPDNIAVVYGKEKLTYKSLNKKANQLARMLREKGVKAESLVGIMVEPSVEMIIGIMGILKAGGAYLPIDPDYPISRIQYIIKDSGVKLLLTGRDIAKGIKTDCHIIDIYDKSLYRGDASNLVKVNISESLAYVIYTSGSTGKPKGVMIEHRALSNLCQWHNTYYAVTEADRASKYAGFGFDASVWEIFPYLVVGASLYIVDKETRLDIQKLNDFFEENHISIGFLPTQMYEGFKEIDNKSLRILLTGGDKLKDYKEGPYQVYNNYGPTENTVVSTSYRMTEYVHNIPIGKPIDNTRIYILNKRDELQPIGIPGELCIGGEGLARGYLHRPALTKEKFVDNPWIAGERLYKTGDLARWLPDGNIEFLGRIDHQVKIRGYRIELGEIEAQLIQHDKIKEAVVVAKEDESSNKYLCGYIVVDHEWKVQELKVQEIKEYLAKELPDYMIPSTYVELEKMSLTANGKIDRKALPEPDDNSNTGAAYMAPRNKTEERLADIWQEVLGLEKVGIKDNFFEVGGDSIKAIQISSRLSKSGMKLEIKDMMSKPTIEDMSGFVKVHAKNEAYQGVVEGKVSLTPIQRWFFEKSFTGMNHWNQAVMLYRKEGFGEERLLQVFDKLVNHHDALRMRYHVGEHEVMQYNRGTGEGKLYTLETMDFRNCQDYEKKMEEAASTIQGSMDIQSGPLVKLGLFKTIEGEHLLIAIHHLVVDGISWRILFEDFATAYQQIISGEEPALPEKTASYKDWSKKLGNYAGERKLLKEKAYWKALYEQEVEAIPVDHEVKIRKVKEVYTLSIHLSKEETEKLLKRANSGYNTEINDLLVASLGMAINEWCGNKKVMVNMEGHGRESIVDNTDLSRTVGWFTSCYPILLEGCSLGDIAGMVKTVKESMRRIPNKGVGHDILKYLSPRETILDMGFEKQAEISFNYLGQFGRDVDNEVFSMSEISVGETNHPDSEACYKLNINGLVMKDKLQMSFAYSHNEYKEETIKKLAKLYKKSLIDVIEHCVSMDSTEHTPWDYGDANLSLEELGDIMDIYSD, from the coding sequence ATGTATTTAAGCAGAAGTCATTCTAAAAATGGATCAAATGAATATCCACTGACATCTTATCAAAGAGATATTTGGATTGATCAGCAATTATACCCTAATAGACCATTATATAATATTGGTGGTTATGTAGAAATAAAGGGGAAAATGGATGTTCATATTTTTGGTCAGGCTAGTAATGGTTTAATTGCTCAAAACGATGCTTTACGTATAATCGTATATGAAAAGCACGGACAACCCTTTCAAAGATTTTTATCAGAATTAAATTATCATGTTGCATTCCACGATTTCTCTAATCAATCAAATCCCATAGCATATAGTAAAAACTGGATGAATAATGAAATGACTAAGTCATTTATAATGAATGAAAATATCCTATTTCAGATGTGTTTAATTAAGGCAGATGAAGCATTGTTTTATTGGTTTATCAAATGCCATCACTTGATTATGGATGGCTGGGGTTTTGCCCTTTTAGTAAAGAGGATAAAATCAATATACAACGACTTAATAAAAGGTGTTGAGCATCAACAAGACATATATTCCTATAAGGATTTCATATTAGAAGACCAGGAATATATAAAAGGGAATAGATATGAAAACAATAGATTGTTCTGGAAGGAAAAGCTTAAAGAACTACCCAAGCCCTTTATTACGAGGAAACGGAGTACGTATAATGAAGGCGAAAACATAACGACAAGTTCAAGAGAAGCAATGGTTATAGAGCGTTCTCTTTATAATAAGTTCATTGAACTATGCAAGAAAAATGAATGTTCTGTATTTCATTTCTTCCTAGCCATACTCGCCATATACTTTTCAAAAGTATATTCTAAAAATGAGATTATGATAGGTGTACCTGTATTAAATCGAAAAAACAAGAAGTTTAAATCCACAGTCGGTCTATTTGTAAATGTTATTCCATTGAAAATATGTTTAAAAAAAGATATAAATTTTATTGAGTTAATGCATACCATAAAAAAGGATTTGGGTACATGCTATCGACATAAAAATCTTCATCTGGGTCAAATAATAAATGAAGCTCCAAACAGAAATAATCAAAATGATAATTTTTTTGAAATCGTATTATCCTATCAGAAGGAAGAGCATACAGGCAGGTTTTGTGATTATCCAACCAAAAGGATTGCCTTGGGCAACCAAAGTAAGAAAAACGCTTTAACAGTTTCCATAAAAGAGTTTACAGAAGATGAAGATGTCATGATCGATATTGACTATGAGCTTGAGGTTTTTAACAGCACATTTCCAATTGAGCATGTGGTAAAGCATATAAGGTATATGGTAGATGAAGTTTTAGAAAAGTATTCACAAAATGTATTAAACATAGGCTATATACACCAGGAAGAAAAGGAGCAGATACTCTATGGATTTAATGATACAAAAGCAGATTACCCAAGGGATAAAACCATACAAGAGCTCTTTGAAGAACAGGTTGAAAGAACACCTGATAACATAGCAGTCGTATACGGTAAAGAGAAACTTACATATAAAAGTTTAAACAAAAAAGCAAATCAGCTGGCAAGAATGCTAAGGGAAAAGGGTGTAAAGGCTGAAAGCTTAGTAGGGATTATGGTAGAACCCTCAGTCGAGATGATTATCGGTATCATGGGTATTCTAAAGGCAGGAGGTGCATATCTGCCAATAGACCCGGACTATCCTATCAGTAGAATCCAATACATAATAAAGGACAGCGGTGTAAAACTGCTTCTGACAGGTAGAGATATTGCAAAAGGGATAAAGACAGACTGCCATATAATAGATATCTATGATAAGAGCTTATACAGGGGAGACGCTTCAAACCTAGTCAAAGTAAATATCTCAGAAAGCTTAGCCTATGTCATATATACATCAGGCTCAACGGGAAAACCTAAAGGGGTTATGATCGAGCATAGGGCACTAAGTAATTTATGTCAATGGCATAATACCTATTATGCAGTAACGGAAGCAGATAGGGCATCAAAATATGCAGGATTTGGTTTTGATGCTTCTGTATGGGAGATATTCCCTTATTTAGTGGTAGGTGCATCGTTATACATAGTTGATAAGGAAACCAGACTGGACATTCAAAAACTAAATGATTTCTTTGAGGAAAATCATATCAGTATAGGATTCTTACCTACTCAGATGTATGAAGGCTTTAAAGAAATAGACAATAAATCCTTAAGAATACTGCTGACAGGGGGAGACAAGCTAAAGGACTATAAAGAAGGTCCTTATCAAGTCTACAACAATTATGGCCCTACGGAAAATACAGTCGTTAGTACAAGCTATAGGATGACAGAATATGTCCATAATATTCCAATAGGAAAGCCCATTGATAATACCAGGATATATATCCTAAACAAAAGAGATGAGCTTCAGCCAATAGGCATTCCAGGAGAACTTTGTATAGGTGGAGAAGGATTAGCGAGAGGATACTTACATAGACCAGCGCTAACCAAGGAAAAATTTGTAGACAATCCATGGATAGCAGGAGAAAGACTATATAAAACAGGCGACCTGGCAAGATGGCTGCCTGATGGCAACATAGAATTCTTAGGCAGAATAGACCATCAGGTAAAAATAAGGGGCTATCGAATAGAGCTAGGGGAGATAGAAGCTCAGCTTATACAGCATGACAAAATAAAAGAAGCAGTGGTAGTGGCAAAAGAAGATGAAAGCAGTAATAAGTATCTGTGCGGCTACATCGTCGTAGACCATGAATGGAAAGTACAGGAGCTAAAGGTACAAGAAATAAAGGAGTACCTCGCAAAAGAGCTGCCAGACTATATGATTCCGTCAACCTACGTAGAGCTTGAAAAGATGTCCCTTACAGCCAACGGAAAGATAGATCGAAAGGCACTACCCGAGCCAGATGACAATAGCAATACAGGTGCAGCCTATATGGCACCAAGAAATAAAACAGAGGAAAGACTGGCAGACATATGGCAAGAAGTACTTGGACTTGAAAAAGTAGGTATAAAGGATAACTTCTTTGAGGTAGGCGGAGATTCCATTAAGGCAATACAGATCTCGTCAAGGCTTAGCAAAAGCGGCATGAAGCTGGAAATAAAGGATATGATGAGCAAACCGACCATAGAAGATATGTCAGGATTCGTTAAAGTGCATGCTAAGAATGAAGCCTATCAAGGCGTAGTAGAGGGTAAAGTGAGTCTGACACCCATACAGCGATGGTTTTTTGAGAAAAGCTTTACGGGCATGAACCATTGGAATCAGGCAGTCATGCTCTATCGAAAAGAGGGCTTTGGTGAGGAGAGACTCTTACAAGTATTTGATAAACTAGTGAATCATCACGATGCACTGAGGATGCGTTATCATGTAGGGGAGCATGAAGTCATGCAGTATAACAGAGGAACAGGGGAAGGTAAGCTCTATACCCTTGAAACCATGGATTTTAGAAACTGTCAAGATTATGAAAAGAAGATGGAAGAGGCAGCAAGCACCATACAAGGGAGCATGGATATCCAAAGTGGCCCCTTAGTTAAGCTTGGCTTATTTAAAACCATAGAAGGAGAGCATCTCCTGATAGCCATCCATCATTTAGTGGTGGATGGGATATCTTGGAGAATCCTATTTGAAGACTTTGCAACAGCCTATCAACAAATCATAAGCGGAGAAGAACCAGCACTTCCAGAGAAGACAGCATCCTATAAAGATTGGTCCAAGAAGCTAGGAAACTATGCAGGGGAAAGGAAGCTGTTGAAGGAAAAGGCCTACTGGAAAGCCCTCTATGAACAGGAAGTAGAGGCAATTCCAGTGGATCATGAAGTAAAGATTAGGAAAGTGAAAGAAGTCTATACCTTAAGCATTCACCTCTCCAAGGAAGAGACAGAGAAGCTGTTAAAGCGTGCAAACAGTGGCTACAATACAGAAATAAATGACCTGCTAGTGGCAAGTCTTGGTATGGCCATAAATGAATGGTGTGGCAACAAAAAAGTCATGGTCAATATGGAGGGACACGGCAGGGAAAGTATCGTCGACAATACGGATCTATCAAGGACTGTAGGCTGGTTTACCTCCTGTTATCCCATCCTATTGGAAGGGTGTAGTTTAGGGGATATAGCAGGGATGGTCAAAACAGTGAAGGAGAGCATGAGGCGAATACCCAACAAGGGCGTAGGACACGATATCCTCAAATACCTTTCACCAAGGGAAACCATCTTAGACATGGGGTTTGAAAAGCAGGCGGAAATAAGCTTTAACTATCTTGGACAATTTGGCAGAGATGTAGACAATGAGGTCTTCAGTATGTCAGAGATTTCCGTAGGAGAAACCAATCATCCAGACTCAGAGGCATGCTATAAGCTGAATATAAACGGATTAGTCATGAAGGATAAGCTTCAGATGAGCTTTGCCTATAGCCATAACGAATATAAAGAAGAGACCATTAAGAAGCTTGCCAAACTCTATAAAAAGAGCCTGATAGACGTGATCGAGCACTGTGTATCAATGGATAGCACAGAACATACACCATGGGATTATGGTGATGCAAATCTTAGTCTTGAAGAACTTGGAGATATAATGGATATCTATAGTGATTAA
- a CDS encoding KamA family radical SAM protein: protein MSICTPQLSKSLLIHEAKPYKLLKEENAMDWKQQLITTGEELKAYMPMTDEEQMMFEDITIKHPFCTTKYYLSLINQDDANDPIRKMQIPSFGEKSEEGAFDTSGESENTKMQGLQHKYRTTALLLATNSCAMYCRHCFRKRLVGLSNQEVLSNLENALSYIKAHKEINNVLITGGDAFFLPTEILEVFMEKFSQVDHLNYIRFGTRLPVVLPDRIIQDERLVKALKTYSKKKQIYVVTQFNHPRELTTKAAAGIQTLKDAGIIVNNQTVLLKGVNDEPEVLAQLMKDLVKHGVNPYYLFQCRPVKGVKHSFQLPFVKGVKVVEEAKKYLSGHAKRFKFVMSHKTGKIEILGEFDKRILFKYHQAPKQSDMGTIFSVKVTEKQGWLDDDFTLDNEDLKKIG, encoded by the coding sequence TTGAGTATATGTACACCGCAATTGTCAAAAAGCCTTTTAATTCATGAGGCTAAACCATATAAATTATTGAAGGAGGAGAATGCCATGGATTGGAAACAACAATTAATAACAACTGGAGAGGAATTAAAGGCATATATGCCAATGACGGACGAAGAGCAAATGATGTTTGAAGATATTACCATTAAACATCCTTTTTGTACAACAAAATATTACTTATCATTAATTAATCAAGATGATGCTAACGATCCAATTAGGAAGATGCAAATCCCTTCTTTTGGGGAGAAGAGTGAAGAAGGGGCATTTGATACAAGTGGGGAATCGGAAAACACCAAGATGCAAGGGTTACAGCACAAGTATAGAACAACAGCACTTCTACTAGCTACTAATTCTTGTGCCATGTACTGCCGCCATTGCTTTAGAAAACGGTTAGTTGGCCTTAGTAATCAAGAAGTCTTAAGTAACTTAGAAAATGCTTTATCGTATATTAAAGCCCACAAAGAAATCAACAATGTTCTCATTACAGGTGGGGATGCCTTTTTCTTACCAACGGAGATTCTAGAAGTGTTTATGGAGAAATTTTCACAGGTTGACCATTTGAATTATATACGATTTGGTACCCGTTTACCTGTCGTATTACCTGATCGTATTATTCAAGATGAGCGGTTGGTAAAGGCCTTGAAGACGTACTCCAAAAAGAAGCAAATCTATGTTGTCACGCAATTTAATCATCCAAGAGAGTTAACCACAAAAGCCGCAGCAGGTATTCAAACGTTAAAAGATGCAGGTATTATCGTTAACAATCAAACTGTTCTTTTAAAAGGTGTTAACGATGAACCAGAAGTTTTAGCTCAGTTAATGAAAGACTTGGTAAAACATGGTGTCAATCCTTATTATTTATTCCAATGTCGACCAGTAAAAGGTGTGAAACATAGCTTCCAATTACCTTTTGTGAAAGGTGTTAAGGTTGTGGAAGAAGCTAAAAAGTACCTTAGTGGTCATGCTAAACGTTTTAAATTTGTTATGTCTCATAAAACAGGCAAGATTGAGATACTTGGTGAGTTTGATAAGAGGATTTTATTTAAATATCATCAAGCGCCTAAACAATCGGATATGGGGACTATATTTAGTGTGAAAGTAACGGAAAAGCAGGGGTGGCTTGATGATGACTTTACATTAGATAATGAAGATTTAAAGAAAATAGGTTAA
- a CDS encoding radical SAM/SPASM domain-containing protein has translation MLVNPYNTVLGKLKSYLERKHPTLLESYILPTGIVLFDRLFKSLSKKQAKNYLSSQPFPVFQTIEIETINRCNGSCTFCPINHHIDPRPYKKMDEDLFKSIINQLVELNYKGSIGLYSNNEPLLDKRLLEFLKFTREKLPNATLYLFTNGTLLTLDYFKKLMLYLDWMTIDNYSDTFELHEGVRQVYDYIKTQSYQDKVHIYYRKENEILLNRGGEAKNRTTKKNTLKSACMYPFEQVVVRPDGKLSLCCNDATGSVTMGDLCEHRLIDIWYGKVYDTVRQNMLTDRNKNKLCHACDVVTPKIPAGTAFKFKNIVSWLKGDA, from the coding sequence ATGTTAGTTAACCCCTATAATACCGTTTTAGGTAAGCTAAAATCTTATTTAGAACGAAAACATCCAACCCTATTGGAATCATATATCTTGCCAACAGGCATTGTACTTTTTGACCGTTTATTTAAGTCTTTAAGTAAAAAACAAGCAAAAAACTATTTATCATCGCAACCTTTTCCTGTTTTTCAAACCATTGAGATTGAAACCATTAATCGTTGTAACGGTTCTTGCACTTTTTGTCCTATTAACCACCATATTGATCCCCGCCCTTACAAAAAGATGGATGAAGATCTGTTTAAATCCATTATTAACCAACTGGTTGAGCTGAATTATAAAGGAAGCATTGGCCTGTATTCTAATAACGAACCGCTCCTTGATAAACGCTTATTAGAATTTCTTAAATTCACGCGGGAAAAACTACCCAATGCCACACTCTATCTCTTCACTAATGGTACTTTATTAACGCTTGATTATTTTAAGAAATTGATGCTATATTTGGACTGGATGACCATTGACAACTACAGTGATACTTTCGAACTTCATGAAGGTGTTCGTCAGGTATATGACTATATTAAGACTCAATCCTATCAAGATAAAGTACATATTTATTATAGAAAAGAGAATGAAATTCTTCTTAATCGAGGTGGAGAGGCTAAGAATCGAACAACTAAAAAAAATACTTTAAAATCTGCATGCATGTACCCTTTTGAACAAGTCGTCGTTCGCCCTGATGGTAAACTAAGCTTATGTTGTAATGATGCCACAGGCAGTGTTACCATGGGCGATCTCTGTGAACATCGTCTAATAGATATATGGTATGGTAAAGTATACGATACGGTCAGACAGAATATGCTCACTGATCGCAATAAAAACAAATTGTGTCATGCTTGTGATGTGGTTACACCTAAAATCCCTGCTGGCACTGCGTTTAAATTCAAAAATATTGTGAGTTGGTTGAAGGGTGATGCATAA
- a CDS encoding iron-sulfur cluster assembly scaffold protein, translating into MMYTHEVKNMCCVAKGPNHGPAPIPQEGRWVQAKEVKDISGLTHGVGWCAPQQGTCKLTLNVKDGIIQEALVETIGCSGMTHSAAMASEILPGKTILEALNTDLVCDAINTAMRELFLQIAYGRTQTAFSEDGLPVGAGLEDLGKGLRSQVGTMYGTLDKGPRYLEMAEGYVTEIGLDEDNEIIGYKFIHFGKMMDMIKTGMEAAEAMEKATGTYGRFADAVKTVDPRQE; encoded by the coding sequence ATGATGTACACTCATGAAGTGAAAAACATGTGTTGTGTTGCTAAAGGACCTAATCATGGGCCAGCACCAATTCCTCAAGAAGGAAGATGGGTTCAAGCCAAAGAAGTAAAAGATATTTCTGGTCTTACTCACGGTGTAGGTTGGTGTGCTCCTCAACAAGGTACATGTAAACTTACTTTAAATGTTAAAGATGGTATCATTCAAGAAGCTTTAGTTGAGACCATTGGATGTTCAGGTATGACACATTCAGCAGCAATGGCTTCAGAGATCTTACCAGGAAAAACAATCTTAGAGGCATTGAATACAGATTTAGTATGTGATGCCATTAACACAGCCATGCGAGAGTTATTCTTACAAATTGCTTATGGTAGAACACAAACTGCTTTCTCAGAAGATGGGCTTCCAGTAGGTGCTGGTTTAGAAGATCTAGGTAAAGGTCTTCGTTCACAAGTAGGAACCATGTACGGTACTCTTGATAAAGGTCCTCGTTACCTTGAAATGGCAGAAGGCTATGTTACGGAGATTGGACTTGATGAAGATAATGAAATCATCGGGTACAAGTTTATTCACTTCGGTAAAATGATGGATATGATTAAAACTGGTATGGAAGCAGCAGAAGCAATGGAAAAAGCTACAGGTACATATGGTCGTTTCGCAGACGCTGTGAAAACAGTTGATCCAAGACAGGAATAG
- a CDS encoding response regulator transcription factor: MFKIFIIEDDATIATIISDNLQKWGYETKIVEDFTDVFTEYVNFKPDLVLMDIVLPLYDGYYWCSKIRKESKVPIIFISSKDTNMDILMAINMGADDYVTKPYSMDILLAKISALIRRTYSYTSNTANLMEHKGAVLNLDDGTLIYEDERIELTKNEYRILYVLMRHKDSIVSRDKIMRNLWEHESFVDDNTLTVNINRLRKKLDGKGLSQFITTKKGQGYMIE, encoded by the coding sequence ATGTTTAAAATTTTTATTATAGAAGATGATGCAACCATCGCAACGATTATATCCGATAACTTACAGAAGTGGGGATATGAAACAAAAATCGTTGAGGATTTTACAGATGTGTTTACTGAATATGTTAATTTTAAGCCTGACTTGGTATTAATGGATATCGTCTTGCCATTATATGATGGCTATTATTGGTGTAGCAAAATCCGCAAGGAATCTAAAGTTCCGATTATCTTTATTTCGTCAAAGGATACCAATATGGACATATTAATGGCTATTAATATGGGGGCAGATGATTACGTTACAAAACCATATTCCATGGACATTTTATTAGCCAAGATTAGTGCTCTTATTAGACGCACCTATTCGTATACCAGTAATACGGCTAATCTTATGGAACATAAAGGTGCTGTTCTTAATCTGGATGATGGTACATTAATCTATGAGGACGAAAGAATAGAATTGACTAAGAACGAATACCGTATACTCTATGTACTCATGCGTCATAAAGACAGCATTGTATCTAGAGATAAGATTATGCGGAATCTATGGGAACATGAGAGTTTTGTAGATGATAACACATTGACGGTGAATATAAATCGCTTACGAAAAAAATTAGATGGAAAAGGTCTAAGCCAATTTATAACAACCAAAAAAGGACAGGGGTATATGATTGAATGA